The Halomonas qaidamensis genome includes the window CGACGAGCTTTCCTTCTAGACGCATTTCTAAAAGATGCGCATAGGGTTCTTCAAGCGTTAAAAAAGTACGATACTGCTCTCTGCTCGGAGGATACATGTCGCCATCAGCATGACGTAAACGAATATAGTCTGCATAAAGCGTGTAATGATCAGCCTCATAGCGGGCAGGTACTATGCGCGTAACAATATCGGCATTGATGCGACGAATTTTGCGTTGGGTACGATTAGCGCTAAAGTCGCTGACGGGAATGCGTACCGAGCGACAAGCATTACACCCCTCACAGTGGGGGCGGTATAAATGGCGTCCGCTACGGCGAAAGCCTAGTAACGAAAGCGAGTCATAAACGCCGGGAACGGGAGATTCCTGGGGATCCAGAAACAGGGTGGTTGCCTCTTTGCCTGGAAGGTAGCTGCAAGCATGAGGAACGGTTAGGAAGAAGCGCAAATCCCGCACAGGGCGGCGAGGAGCGTTACTACTCACGGCTTGCCTCCTTGGTTAATCTGAATACGTTTACCATTCTGGGCGATGAGTCGAAGCGATGGCGTCGAGCCACGGCGATCCAGGTACAGTAGGCGCTTCATTGGTCATAGTCGTTAAGTTAAATGCCTTGTCAGGCAACCACTTTTCAAGATAGTTGATGAACGACGTGCGGGCGACTGTTGTCGCACCAAGGCTTGCCAAGTGGGGGGTATGCATCTGACAGTCGATAAGTTTACCCTCATGGTGCTGCATCGCATGGGCTAAGTGGGCGAGAGCAATTTTAGAAGCATCGGGCACTCGCGAAAACATCGATTCACCAAAGAAGACAGGCCCCATTGCTACGCCATAAAGCCCTCCCACTAGCTGGCCTTCAAGATGTACTTCAATGCTATGTGCGATACCTAGCTCGTGCAGGCGTTGGTAGGCGTCACGCATATCTTGATTGATCCAGGTGCCGGGCTCACCAGGGCGTGGCGCAGCGCATGCTTTAACAATGTTTTCAAACTGTTGATCCAAGGTGACAATAAAACCACCATGACGCAATCGCTTCACAAGGCTACGACGTCGCTTAAACTGTTCTGGTTGCAATACCATGCGTGGGTTGGGGCTCCACCATAGAATAGGCTCATCGTCGCTATACCATGGGAAAATACCTTTCTGGTAAGCACTGATTAGCCAGCATGGAGAAAGCTCTCCGCCGGCGGCAAGAAGGCCGTTAGGGGAGTCGAGAGCTAGGTCGGTAGAAGGAAAGATAGGCTGTGGCGATGAAAGCCAGGGTAACATTGATTGCTCCTGTTACTAGACACTTCGATAGAAGCTCTGTGACGGCGAAAGGATGCTCGGTATGATGCAAACTCGCAAGTGGATTAAAGACACCATTAAGGTGTAAAGGGAGAATCGCTTGAAAGTAAATAAGGCGGTAGACAAGCGAACGCAACGTAACTCGCGTCAACCATCATCAAAGGCCACTACTGGGCGAGTGACGGCGGCAAAGGAGAAAGCTCGCCGGTTTGGCCTGCGCTTGCAGGGTGCGGCGCGCGAAGGCGTAGTCGTGGTGCTGCTTGCGCTATGTGTATTTTTGTTATTAGCACTGTTTAGTTATGACCCAGCTGACCCAGGTTGGTCTTATCAAGGGCCAGAAACGGATGTTCAGAACTGGATGGGCCCTGTAGGGGCCTGGCTTGCGGATGTGCTTTATTCACTGCTGGGTGCCAGCGCTTTATGGTGGCCGGGCATGTTTGGTTATGCTGCTTGGTGGTTAATGAGGTCGCGCCAGGTACGATTTGAAATCGACCCAGTGGCGATTGCCGTGCACTCTGCTGGGTTGGTACTGCTTATGTTCGGCACCACTATGCTGGGAGCACTCCAT containing:
- a CDS encoding arginyltransferase; translation: MSSNAPRRPVRDLRFFLTVPHACSYLPGKEATTLFLDPQESPVPGVYDSLSLLGFRRSGRHLYRPHCEGCNACRSVRIPVSDFSANRTQRKIRRINADIVTRIVPARYEADHYTLYADYIRLRHADGDMYPPSREQYRTFLTLEEPYAHLLEMRLEGKLVAVAAFDQLEHGLSAIYTFFSVDEGLEKRSLGTFAILKLIELCGEKSLPHLYLGYWIEECRKMRYKRAFTPIEVLDGRHWRPLIY
- the aat gene encoding leucyl/phenylalanyl-tRNA--protein transferase; this translates as MLPWLSSPQPIFPSTDLALDSPNGLLAAGGELSPCWLISAYQKGIFPWYSDDEPILWWSPNPRMVLQPEQFKRRRSLVKRLRHGGFIVTLDQQFENIVKACAAPRPGEPGTWINQDMRDAYQRLHELGIAHSIEVHLEGQLVGGLYGVAMGPVFFGESMFSRVPDASKIALAHLAHAMQHHEGKLIDCQMHTPHLASLGATTVARTSFINYLEKWLPDKAFNLTTMTNEAPTVPGSPWLDAIASTHRPEW